The proteins below are encoded in one region of Sinorhizobium meliloti:
- a CDS encoding transposase codes for MEALAPSAAAFSKGRDFAACFGLTPKQNSSGGKEHLGRTSKMGSEICGGCSSLEPRPSSVGRGDAARRLVPGWQE; via the coding sequence ATGGAAGCCTTGGCACCCTCGGCGGCGGCCTTTTCCAAGGGCCGTGATTTTGCGGCGTGTTTCGGGCTTACGCCAAAACAGAACTCGTCCGGAGGCAAGGAGCATCTGGGAAGGACATCGAAAATGGGCAGCGAGATTTGCGGCGGCTGCTCATCATTGGAGCCACGACCGTCGTCCGTTGGGCGAGGCGACGCGGCGCGCCGGCTGGTACCTGGCTGGCAAGAATGA
- a CDS encoding DUF3606 domain-containing protein: MADNPKKRGRDRELVSEQEHEVAYLMRTARVTRQKALEAIREAGPNRDKVMDYLQCK; the protein is encoded by the coding sequence ATGGCAGATAATCCGAAGAAGAGAGGCCGCGACCGCGAGCTGGTGTCCGAACAGGAGCACGAGGTCGCGTACCTCATGCGAACGGCGAGGGTGACGCGGCAGAAGGCGCTTGAGGCGATCCGCGAAGCCGGGCCGAACCGAGATAAGGTGATGGACTACCTTCAGTGCAAGTAG
- a CDS encoding calcium-binding protein, whose product MILNGTSLSDVIRGFLSDDQIWGYAGDDYLYGGVGNDRIFGGDGNDYIVGGVGDDYAEGGEGNDRLDGGLGNDAFMGGIGNDIFDGGEGNDVLDGGHGHDQMLGGRGHDKIFGGAGEDYIDADEGDDIIFAGSGDDGFNNRVNPATGKLTQQAVGGGAGNDTIYGEGGNDALKGQSGNDRVYGGIGDDIVDGGNGNNYLDGGDGNDVLDSEGGSDEAHGGSGNDRISVGAGNDRAFGDDGDDILTSGAGDDYLSGGIHQDRLFGGTGNDTLRGDAGRDVLSGDAGSDILWGGSDSDRFVFKGLGALSGQDTVMDFQDGLDLLAIETLGVKQYSNSGAAGTIYAYDATGGDVLVKGYNSAGNAFSILVDDPNGSLTAANFSRADFVFA is encoded by the coding sequence ATGATCCTCAATGGAACTAGCCTGTCTGACGTCATCCGTGGCTTTCTTAGCGACGACCAGATATGGGGATATGCAGGCGACGATTATCTCTACGGCGGCGTCGGCAATGACAGGATCTTTGGCGGCGATGGCAATGACTATATCGTCGGCGGCGTCGGCGATGACTATGCCGAGGGCGGCGAGGGTAACGATCGGCTCGACGGCGGCCTCGGGAACGATGCGTTCATGGGTGGAATAGGGAACGACATCTTTGACGGCGGGGAAGGCAACGACGTTCTCGATGGCGGCCATGGCCATGACCAGATGCTGGGCGGTCGGGGACACGACAAGATTTTTGGTGGCGCGGGAGAAGATTACATCGACGCAGACGAGGGCGACGACATTATTTTTGCTGGGTCCGGAGACGACGGCTTCAACAATCGGGTGAACCCCGCAACGGGCAAGCTGACGCAGCAGGCGGTAGGTGGTGGCGCCGGCAACGATACCATCTATGGCGAAGGGGGCAACGACGCTCTAAAGGGCCAATCCGGAAACGACCGGGTCTATGGCGGCATCGGCGACGACATCGTCGATGGCGGCAACGGAAACAACTATCTCGATGGCGGCGACGGCAACGATGTGTTGGATTCGGAGGGCGGAAGCGACGAAGCCCATGGTGGCAGCGGCAATGACAGAATCTCGGTGGGGGCCGGTAACGACCGGGCCTTTGGGGATGACGGAGATGACATCCTGACCAGCGGGGCCGGCGACGATTATCTGAGCGGCGGCATCCATCAGGATCGCCTTTTTGGCGGCACTGGCAATGACACACTGCGGGGTGACGCAGGCCGAGACGTTCTCTCAGGCGACGCGGGAAGCGACATACTCTGGGGCGGATCCGATTCCGACCGCTTTGTCTTCAAGGGCTTAGGGGCACTATCTGGCCAGGATACCGTCATGGATTTTCAGGATGGCCTGGACTTGCTTGCCATCGAGACGCTCGGGGTCAAGCAGTACTCCAACTCCGGCGCCGCAGGTACGATCTACGCCTACGACGCCACCGGCGGCGACGTGCTGGTGAAGGGCTACAATTCTGCCGGGAACGCGTTCTCCATCCTGGTGGACGATCCCAACGGCAGTCTCACCGCTGCCAACTTCTCGAGGGCGGACTTCGTTTTCGCATAG
- a CDS encoding IS3-like element ISRm1 family transposase (programmed frameshift): MTSSNFKMEVLSGPERRRRWSTAEKLAIIHETYEADATVSIVARRHGIQPNQLFAWRKLASQGALTATAAEEEVVPASEYRALQAQVKELQRLLGKKTMESEILKEALEIAGSPKKISVALALSSEGDFGMKSVCETLGVARSNIAARAAGSPSRARGRPPLPDRELVEDIKAVIADMPTYGYRRVHAILRRNARKLGRSWPNAKRVYRVMKLHNLLLVRHTGAVDNRLHEGQVAVERSNIRWCSDGFEIGCDNKEKVRVAFALDCCDREAIAHVATTEGIKSQDVQDLVITAVENRFGRINMLSEPIEWLTDNGSCFIAKDTASLLRDIGMEPCTTPVRSPQSNGMAEAFVKTFKRDYVAVNPTPDAETVMAQLPFWFEHYNNLHPHSALGYQSPREFISSQSQT; this comes from the exons ATGACTAGCAGCAATTTTAAGATGGAAGTCCTCTCCGGGCCGGAACGTCGGCGGCGCTGGAGCACGGCAGAGAAGCTGGCGATCATCCACGAGACCTATGAGGCGGACGCGACGGTGAGCATCGTCGCGCGTCGGCACGGCATCCAGCCGAACCAGTTGTTCGCCTGGCGCAAGCTGGCGTCCCAAGGGGCACTGACGGCGACGGCCGCCGAAGAGGAGGTTGTTCCGGCATCCGAATACCGGGCGCTTCAGGCGCAGGTGAAGGAGTTGCAACGACTGTTGGGCAAGAAGACGATGGAGAGCGAAATCCTGAAGGAAGCCCTCGAAATCGCCGGTAGCCCAAAAAAAAT ATCTGTTGCGCTCGCTCTCTCTTCCGAGGGGGATTTTGGGATGAAGAGCGTTTGCGAAACTTTGGGTGTCGCTCGCTCGAATATCGCCGCGCGTGCCGCAGGCTCCCCTTCCAGAGCCAGAGGACGCCCGCCACTACCTGATCGCGAGCTGGTGGAGGACATCAAGGCCGTCATCGCCGATATGCCCACCTACGGCTATCGGCGTGTCCATGCCATCCTGCGTCGGAATGCCCGGAAACTGGGGCGTTCGTGGCCAAATGCCAAGCGCGTCTACCGGGTGATGAAGCTGCACAATCTGCTATTGGTGCGCCACACCGGAGCGGTCGATAATCGTCTCCACGAGGGTCAGGTCGCTGTCGAACGTTCGAACATCAGATGGTGCTCCGACGGCTTCGAGATCGGCTGCGACAACAAGGAGAAGGTCCGGGTCGCCTTCGCCCTCGACTGCTGCGACCGTGAAGCAATCGCCCATGTCGCCACCACCGAGGGCATCAAGAGCCAGGACGTGCAGGACCTCGTGATCACAGCAGTGGAGAACCGCTTCGGCCGCATCAACATGCTGTCCGAACCCATCGAATGGCTCACCGACAACGGCTCCTGCTTCATCGCCAAGGACACCGCGTCCTTGCTCCGCGACATCGGCATGGAACCGTGCACGACGCCGGTGCGCAGCCCGCAATCGAACGGCATGGCCGAGGCCTTCGTCAAAACCTTCAAGCGCGATTACGTCGCGGTGAACCCCACCCCGGATGCCGAAACCGTCATGGCGCAACTGCCGTTCTGGTTCGAGCATTACAATAATCTTCACCCGCACAGCGCCTTAGGATATCAATCGCCGCGCGAGTTCATCAGCTCGCAATCTCAAACCTGA